From a region of the Micropterus dolomieu isolate WLL.071019.BEF.003 ecotype Adirondacks linkage group LG21, ASM2129224v1, whole genome shotgun sequence genome:
- the mapkapk5 gene encoding MAP kinase-activated protein kinase 5, with product MSEDNNADKFIKETSILDEYNINWTQKLGAGISGPVRVCVKKSSQERLALKILIDRPKARNEVRLHMMCANHPNIVQILEVYANSVQFPHESSPRARLLIVMEMMEGGELFHRISQHRHFTEKMASQVTKQISQALEHCHSLNIAHRDLKPENLLFKDNSLDAPVKLCDFGFAKIDQGDLMTPQFTPYYVAPQVLEAQRRHQKEKSGIIPTSPTPYTYNKSCDLWSLGVIIYVMLCGYPPFYSKHHSRTIPKDMRKKIMTGSFDFPEDEWSQISEMAKDIVRKLLKVKPEERLTIEGVLAHPWLNCTEALDNVLPSAQMMMDKAVVAGIQQAHAEQLANMRIQDLNVSLKPLNSVNNPILRKRKLLGPKPSDSFFIHDPENGGEDSNVALEKLRDVIAQCILPQAGENEDEKLNEVMYEAWRFNRDCKLLRDGLQGLSWDGRAFSDKVDRLKLAEIVKQAIEEKTNLQESH from the exons GAGACATCCATTCTAGACGAGTACAACATTAACTGGACGCAGAAGTTGGGGGCCGGCATCAGTGGACCTGTCAG AGTTTGTGTGAAGAAGTCATCTCAGGAACGCCTGGCCCTAAAGATCCTCATTGATCGCCCCAAGGCAAGAAACGAG GTGCGTCTCCATATGATGTGTGCCAACCACCCAAACATAGTGCAAATCCTGGAGGTTTACGCCAATAGTGTCCAGTTCCCACACGAGTCCAGTCCGAG AGCGAGGCTCCTGATTGTTATGGAGATGATGGAGGGTGGCGAGCTGTTCCACAGAATCAGTCAGCACAGGCACTTTACTGAAAAGATGGCCAGCCAGGTCACAAAACAG ATCAGTCAAGCCTTGGAACATTGTCACTCCCTAAATATTGCACATCGTGACCTGAAGCCAGAGAACCTGCTCTTCAAGGATAACTCTCTG GATGCACCCGTGAAGTTGTGTGACTTTGGCTTTGCCAAAATTGATCAAGGAGACTTGATGACCCCTCAATTCACTCCCTACTACGTAGCACCTCAG GTACTTGAGGCTCAAAGACGACACCAGAAGGAAAAGTCTGGGATTATACCTACCTCACCCACTCCTTATACCTATAATAAG AGCTGTGACTTGTGGTCTCTCGGTGTGATCATCTACGTGATGCTGTGTGGCTATCCTCCGTTCTACTCCAAGCACCACAGTCGCACCATCCCGAAGGACATGAGGAAGAAGATCATGACGGGCAGCTTTGACTTCCCCGAAGATGAGTGGAGCCAGATCTCTGAGATGGCTAAGGACATTGTACGCAA GCTGCTGAAGGTGAAGCCAGAGGAGAGGCTGACTATTGAAGGAGTATTGGCCCACCCGTGGCTCAACTGCACTGAGGCCCTCGACAACGTGCTTCCCTCCGCCCAGATGATGATGGACAAG GCGGTAGTCGCAGGTATCCAGCAGGCCCATGCAGAGCAGTTGGCCAACATGAGAATTCAGGATCTGAACGTCAGCCTGAAGCCCCTAAACTCTGTCAACAACCCAATCCTCAGGAAGCGGAAACTACTAGG CCCCAAGCCCAGTGACAGTTTCTTCATTCATGACCCAGAGAACGGAGGGGAAGACTCCAACGTAGCGCTGGAAAAATTACGAGATGTCATTGCACAGTGTATACTACCACAAGCTG GAGAGAACGAGGATGAGAAGCTGAACGAGGTGATGTATGAAGCCTGGAGGTTCAACAGAGACTGTAAACTGCTGAGAGACGGCCTGCAGGGGCTCAGCTGGGACG GACGAGCCTTCTCTGATAAAGTCGACCGCTTGAAGCTGGCTGAAATAGTGAAACAGGCCATCGAAGAGAAGACGAATCTTCAAGAATCCCATTAG
- the ostf1 gene encoding osteoclast-stimulating factor 1 → MSKPPPKPAKPGQVKVFRALFNFDPRTPDELYFEEGDVLYISDTSDTNWWKGTCRGRTGLIPSNYVAEQAESIDNPMHEAAKRGNLSWLRECVENKVGINGLDKAGNTALYWGCHGGHKDVVELLLSQPNVELNQQNKLGDTALHAAAWKGYSDIVEMLLNNNPRTDIRNNENKLALDMATNAQCASLLKRKQGSNITRTHSNAEEYLDDEDSD, encoded by the exons ATGTCGAAGCCTCCTCCCAAGCCGGCCAAGCCAG GCCAAGTCAAGGTGTTCAGAGCATTGTTCAACTTTGACCCCAGAACG CCAGACGAGCTGTACTTTGAAGAAGGAGACGTCTTGTACATCTCTGACACA AGTGACACTAATTGGTGGAAGGGGACATGCAGAGGAAGGACAGGACTAATTCCAAGTAACTATG TGGCTGAGCAGGCAGAGTCTATTGACAATCCAATGCACGAAGCAGCCAAACGAG GCAATCTGAGCTGGCTGAGGGAATGTGTGGAGAACAAGGTTGGAATCAACGGGCTGGACAAGGCTGGAAACACTGCCCTCTACTGGGGATGCCACGGCGGACATAAAG ATGTAGTGGAGCTGTTGCTAAGCCAGCCCAATGTGGAGCTCAACCAGCAG aaTAAACTCGGGGACACCGCTCTGCACGCTGCTGCCTGGAAGGGTTATTCTGACATTGTGGAAATGTTGCTGAACAACA ATCCGAGGACAGACATCAGGAACAATGAGAATAAGCTGGCTCTGGATATGGCCACCAACGCCCAGTGTGCTTCACTTCTCAAAAGGAAGCAGGGAAGCA ACATCACCCGCACACACAGCAACGCTGAAGAGTATTTGGACGACGAGGACTCAGACTGA
- the nmrk1 gene encoding nicotinamide riboside kinase 1 isoform X1 has translation MKTLVVGVGGMTNGGKSTLSRSLHEQIPNSCIIAQDSYFKDDSTVPVDTNGFKQYDVLDALHMDTMMSDVDKWRRDPASFLKQQGLNPVRTTPSVDKEVFVLIVEGFLIFNYRPLNELFDKRYFMEIPYDVCKRRRSKQGARENIFFFSVLNSAAVFDSSRVYTPPDPPGYFDGYVWPMYLKNRQKMMNMVSGIKFLDGLKPKEELLAAVCTDVSQEIESLRGMLQGFVSLPNNLERGNKMSF, from the exons ATGAAGACACTAGTTGTAGGAGTTGGCGG gatGACCAATGGAGGAAAATCGACTCTTTCTAGGAGTCTACACGAGCAGATACCCAACAGCTGCATCATTGCACAGGACTCATATTTTAAG GATGATTCTACGGTACCAGTGGACACCAATGGGTTTAAGCAATATGACG TGCTTGATGCTCTCCACATGGACACAATGATGAGCGATGTTGACAAGTGGCGACGGGATCCCGCCTCGTTCCTGAAGCAGCAAGGCCTGAACCCAGTGCGCACAACACCGTCTGTCGATAAGGAGGTGTTTGTCCTGATAGTGGAGGGCTTCCTCATTTTCAACTACAG GCCTCTGAATGAGCTCTTTGACAAAAGATACTTCATGGAAATACCTTACGATGTCTGCAAGAGGAGACGAAG taaacaaggagcaagaGAAAACATCTTCTTCTTCAGTGTTTTAAATTCTGCTGCTGTCTTTGACAGTTCAAGAGTGTACACGCCCCCTGACCCTCCTGGCTACTTTGATGGATACGTGTGGCCAATGTACCTGAAAAACCGCCAGAAAATGATGAACATGGTGTCTGGAATTA aaTTTCTGGATGGACTGAAGCCAAAGGAAGAGCTACTGGCTGCTGTGTGTACAGATGTTTCTCAGGAAATAGAAAGTCTCAGGGGTATGTTGCAGGGATTTGTGTCTCTGCCAAATAATCTTGAAAGAGGCAACAAAATGTCTTTCTAA
- the nmrk1 gene encoding nicotinamide riboside kinase 1 isoform X4 has product MKTLVVGVGGMTNGGKSTLSRSLHEQIPNSCIIAQDSYFKDDSTVPVDTNGFKQYDVLDALHMDTMMSDVDKWRRDPASFLKQQGLNPVRTTPSVDKEVFVLIVEGFLIFNYRPLNELFDKRYFMEIPYDVCKRRRSKQGARENIFFFSVLNSAAVFDSSRVYTPPDPPGYFDGYVWPMYLKNRQKMMNMVSGIKFLDGLKPKEELLAAVCTDVSQEIESLREKD; this is encoded by the exons ATGAAGACACTAGTTGTAGGAGTTGGCGG gatGACCAATGGAGGAAAATCGACTCTTTCTAGGAGTCTACACGAGCAGATACCCAACAGCTGCATCATTGCACAGGACTCATATTTTAAG GATGATTCTACGGTACCAGTGGACACCAATGGGTTTAAGCAATATGACG TGCTTGATGCTCTCCACATGGACACAATGATGAGCGATGTTGACAAGTGGCGACGGGATCCCGCCTCGTTCCTGAAGCAGCAAGGCCTGAACCCAGTGCGCACAACACCGTCTGTCGATAAGGAGGTGTTTGTCCTGATAGTGGAGGGCTTCCTCATTTTCAACTACAG GCCTCTGAATGAGCTCTTTGACAAAAGATACTTCATGGAAATACCTTACGATGTCTGCAAGAGGAGACGAAG taaacaaggagcaagaGAAAACATCTTCTTCTTCAGTGTTTTAAATTCTGCTGCTGTCTTTGACAGTTCAAGAGTGTACACGCCCCCTGACCCTCCTGGCTACTTTGATGGATACGTGTGGCCAATGTACCTGAAAAACCGCCAGAAAATGATGAACATGGTGTCTGGAATTA aaTTTCTGGATGGACTGAAGCCAAAGGAAGAGCTACTGGCTGCTGTGTGTACAGATGTTTCTCAGGAAATAGAAAGTCTCAGGG AGAAAGACTGA
- the nmrk1 gene encoding nicotinamide riboside kinase 1 isoform X2, whose protein sequence is MKTLVVGVGGMTNGGKSTLSRSLHEQIPNSCIIAQDSYFKDDSTVPVDTNGFKQYDVLDALHMDTMMSDVDKWRRDPASFLKQQGLNPVRTTPSVDKEVFVLIVEGFLIFNYRPLNELFDKRYFMEIPYDVCKRRRSKQGARENIFFFSVLNSAAVFDSSRVYTPPDPPGYFDGYVWPMYLKNRQKMMNMVSGIKFLDGLKPKEELLAAVCTDVSQEIESLRDGDFPPGYQERLWTFWTNV, encoded by the exons ATGAAGACACTAGTTGTAGGAGTTGGCGG gatGACCAATGGAGGAAAATCGACTCTTTCTAGGAGTCTACACGAGCAGATACCCAACAGCTGCATCATTGCACAGGACTCATATTTTAAG GATGATTCTACGGTACCAGTGGACACCAATGGGTTTAAGCAATATGACG TGCTTGATGCTCTCCACATGGACACAATGATGAGCGATGTTGACAAGTGGCGACGGGATCCCGCCTCGTTCCTGAAGCAGCAAGGCCTGAACCCAGTGCGCACAACACCGTCTGTCGATAAGGAGGTGTTTGTCCTGATAGTGGAGGGCTTCCTCATTTTCAACTACAG GCCTCTGAATGAGCTCTTTGACAAAAGATACTTCATGGAAATACCTTACGATGTCTGCAAGAGGAGACGAAG taaacaaggagcaagaGAAAACATCTTCTTCTTCAGTGTTTTAAATTCTGCTGCTGTCTTTGACAGTTCAAGAGTGTACACGCCCCCTGACCCTCCTGGCTACTTTGATGGATACGTGTGGCCAATGTACCTGAAAAACCGCCAGAAAATGATGAACATGGTGTCTGGAATTA aaTTTCTGGATGGACTGAAGCCAAAGGAAGAGCTACTGGCTGCTGTGTGTACAGATGTTTCTCAGGAAATAGAAAGTCTCAGGG ATGGAGACTTCCCCCCCGGATATCAGGAAAGACTTTGGACCTTTTGGACTAATGTGTGA
- the nmrk1 gene encoding nicotinamide riboside kinase 1 isoform X5 — translation MKTLVVGVGGMTNGGKSTLSRSLHEQIPNSCIIAQDSYFKDDSTVPVDTNGFKQYDVLDALHMDTMMSDVDKWRRDPASFLKQQGLNPVRTTPSVDKEVFVLIVEGFLIFNYRPLNELFDKRYFMEIPYDVCKRRRSSRVYTPPDPPGYFDGYVWPMYLKNRQKMMNMVSGIKFLDGLKPKEELLAAVCTDVSQEIESLRGMLQGFVSLPNNLERGNKMSF, via the exons ATGAAGACACTAGTTGTAGGAGTTGGCGG gatGACCAATGGAGGAAAATCGACTCTTTCTAGGAGTCTACACGAGCAGATACCCAACAGCTGCATCATTGCACAGGACTCATATTTTAAG GATGATTCTACGGTACCAGTGGACACCAATGGGTTTAAGCAATATGACG TGCTTGATGCTCTCCACATGGACACAATGATGAGCGATGTTGACAAGTGGCGACGGGATCCCGCCTCGTTCCTGAAGCAGCAAGGCCTGAACCCAGTGCGCACAACACCGTCTGTCGATAAGGAGGTGTTTGTCCTGATAGTGGAGGGCTTCCTCATTTTCAACTACAG GCCTCTGAATGAGCTCTTTGACAAAAGATACTTCATGGAAATACCTTACGATGTCTGCAAGAGGAGACGAAG TTCAAGAGTGTACACGCCCCCTGACCCTCCTGGCTACTTTGATGGATACGTGTGGCCAATGTACCTGAAAAACCGCCAGAAAATGATGAACATGGTGTCTGGAATTA aaTTTCTGGATGGACTGAAGCCAAAGGAAGAGCTACTGGCTGCTGTGTGTACAGATGTTTCTCAGGAAATAGAAAGTCTCAGGGGTATGTTGCAGGGATTTGTGTCTCTGCCAAATAATCTTGAAAGAGGCAACAAAATGTCTTTCTAA
- the nmrk1 gene encoding nicotinamide riboside kinase 1 isoform X3 has product MTNGGKSTLSRSLHEQIPNSCIIAQDSYFKDDSTVPVDTNGFKQYDVLDALHMDTMMSDVDKWRRDPASFLKQQGLNPVRTTPSVDKEVFVLIVEGFLIFNYRPLNELFDKRYFMEIPYDVCKRRRSKQGARENIFFFSVLNSAAVFDSSRVYTPPDPPGYFDGYVWPMYLKNRQKMMNMVSGIKFLDGLKPKEELLAAVCTDVSQEIESLRGMLQGFVSLPNNLERGNKMSF; this is encoded by the exons atGACCAATGGAGGAAAATCGACTCTTTCTAGGAGTCTACACGAGCAGATACCCAACAGCTGCATCATTGCACAGGACTCATATTTTAAG GATGATTCTACGGTACCAGTGGACACCAATGGGTTTAAGCAATATGACG TGCTTGATGCTCTCCACATGGACACAATGATGAGCGATGTTGACAAGTGGCGACGGGATCCCGCCTCGTTCCTGAAGCAGCAAGGCCTGAACCCAGTGCGCACAACACCGTCTGTCGATAAGGAGGTGTTTGTCCTGATAGTGGAGGGCTTCCTCATTTTCAACTACAG GCCTCTGAATGAGCTCTTTGACAAAAGATACTTCATGGAAATACCTTACGATGTCTGCAAGAGGAGACGAAG taaacaaggagcaagaGAAAACATCTTCTTCTTCAGTGTTTTAAATTCTGCTGCTGTCTTTGACAGTTCAAGAGTGTACACGCCCCCTGACCCTCCTGGCTACTTTGATGGATACGTGTGGCCAATGTACCTGAAAAACCGCCAGAAAATGATGAACATGGTGTCTGGAATTA aaTTTCTGGATGGACTGAAGCCAAAGGAAGAGCTACTGGCTGCTGTGTGTACAGATGTTTCTCAGGAAATAGAAAGTCTCAGGGGTATGTTGCAGGGATTTGTGTCTCTGCCAAATAATCTTGAAAGAGGCAACAAAATGTCTTTCTAA
- the nmrk1 gene encoding nicotinamide riboside kinase 1 isoform X6 produces MDTMMSDVDKWRRDPASFLKQQGLNPVRTTPSVDKEVFVLIVEGFLIFNYRPLNELFDKRYFMEIPYDVCKRRRSKQGARENIFFFSVLNSAAVFDSSRVYTPPDPPGYFDGYVWPMYLKNRQKMMNMVSGIKFLDGLKPKEELLAAVCTDVSQEIESLRGMLQGFVSLPNNLERGNKMSF; encoded by the exons ATGGACACAATGATGAGCGATGTTGACAAGTGGCGACGGGATCCCGCCTCGTTCCTGAAGCAGCAAGGCCTGAACCCAGTGCGCACAACACCGTCTGTCGATAAGGAGGTGTTTGTCCTGATAGTGGAGGGCTTCCTCATTTTCAACTACAG GCCTCTGAATGAGCTCTTTGACAAAAGATACTTCATGGAAATACCTTACGATGTCTGCAAGAGGAGACGAAG taaacaaggagcaagaGAAAACATCTTCTTCTTCAGTGTTTTAAATTCTGCTGCTGTCTTTGACAGTTCAAGAGTGTACACGCCCCCTGACCCTCCTGGCTACTTTGATGGATACGTGTGGCCAATGTACCTGAAAAACCGCCAGAAAATGATGAACATGGTGTCTGGAATTA aaTTTCTGGATGGACTGAAGCCAAAGGAAGAGCTACTGGCTGCTGTGTGTACAGATGTTTCTCAGGAAATAGAAAGTCTCAGGGGTATGTTGCAGGGATTTGTGTCTCTGCCAAATAATCTTGAAAGAGGCAACAAAATGTCTTTCTAA
- the LOC123961007 gene encoding LOW QUALITY PROTEIN: gamma-glutamyl hydrolase (The sequence of the model RefSeq protein was modified relative to this genomic sequence to represent the inferred CDS: inserted 2 bases in 1 codon): MIKTLSKSPCCQLEYLCLPQQSTCXGMLSRGVITCKSGHSSLPCTDYILFQLDIYKSAAASLICQRRAMPTKLNHKAVNDRPVIGILTQIVTDDVMKPFGKTYIPASYVKYIESGGSRVIPIRLTLTTAEYENIFKKINGLVFIGGAADLETSEFARVARIFYQLALTANDAGDFFPIWGTCMGMQLLTVLVAGENLLTNTTAENIAMPLNLTTEADSSRMFKGFPHRLMKALTQEPLTGNFHNYGVTVKTFQDNDKLKSFFSLLSTNIAENGAHFVSTIEGKTYPFYGVQWHPEVNRFQWDKNLNFPHSPHAVELSSLLAEFFVKEGRRSLHQFDNPEEEASSLIYSYTPIYAGNFTGYEQLYFF, encoded by the exons ATGATTAAAACTTTGTCAAAAAGTCCGTGCTGTCAGCTAGAATATTTATGTTTACCTCAGCAGTCGACTTG CGGCATGTTGAGTAGAGGAGTCATCACATGTAAATCTGGACATTCCTCACTTCCCTGTACCGACTATATCCTCTTCCAACTTGACATATATAAGTCTGCTGCAGCTTCCCTCATATGTCAAC GCAGAGCTATGCCGACTAAACTCAACCACAAGGCTGTGAACGACAGACCTGTGATCG GTATTTTGACTCAGATAGTTACAGATGACGTTATGAAACCATTCGGGAAGACCTACATACCTGCCTCCTATGTGAAATACATTGAGTCTGGGGGCAGCAGAGTGATTCCTATCAG ATTGACTCTTACTACAGCTGAATATGAAAACATCTTCAAGAAGATAAATGG CTTGGTTTTCATTGGGGGAGCTGCAGATCTGGAGACATCAGAGTTTGCCAGGGTGGCGAGGATTTTTTACCAACTCGCTCTCACG gccaATGATGCAGGGGACTTCTTCCCCATCTGGGGGACATGCATGGGCATGCAGCTACTGACTGTACTGGTGGCTGGGGAAAATTTGCTGACCAACACTACAGCTGAGAACATAGCGATGCCGCTCAACCTGACCACAG AGGCCGACTCCAGTAGGATGTTTAAGGGTTTCCCCCACAGGCTTATGAAGGCTTTGACCCAAGAACCTCTGACTGGCAATTTTCACAACTATGGAGTTACAGTAAAG ACCTTCCAGGACAATGACAAGCTGAAGAGTTTCTTCTCCCTGCTGTCGACAAACATTGCTGAGAATGGAGCCCACTTTGTCTCAACCATAGAAG GTAAAACATATCCCTTCTATGGAGTACAGTGGCACCCAGAGGTGAATCGTTTTCAGTGGGACAAAAATCTGAACTTTCCTCACTCCCCTCATGCTGTTGAGTTATCTTCTCTGCTCGCTGAGTTTTTTGTCAAAGAAG GAAGGAGAAGTTTACATCAGTTTGACAATCCTGAGGAAGAAGCCTCGTCACTGATCTACAGCTACACGCCTATCTATGCTGGAAACTTCACAGGATACGAGCAGCTCTATTTCTTCTGA